One Watersipora subatra chromosome 4, tzWatSuba1.1, whole genome shotgun sequence genomic window carries:
- the LOC137394979 gene encoding alanine--tRNA ligase, cytoplasmic-like, whose translation MSDIKWSSDEVRKTFIDYFVKQQDHLYVHSSSVIPHEDPTLLFANAGMNQFKPAFLGIADPNTDMGKYRKVVNSQKCIRAGGKHNDLDDVGKDVYHHTFFEMMGSWSFGDYFKKEAISMSWQLLTEVYGVDSERLYVTYFGGDSAQGLEPDLEAKTIWLDLGVPEERVIPGNVKDNFWEMGEVGPCGPCSEIHYDRIGGRDAAHLVNMDVPDVLEIWNLVFTQFNREPDGSLKILPQKNIDTGMGLERIASIMQNKMSNYDTDAFTPIFDYIHKATGTRPYTGHVGEEDTDGVDMAYRVLADHIRTLTVAISDGGRPDNQGRGYVLRRILRRGVRFASEKLNAKPGVFSSLVDVVVSLLGDAFPEVRKDPQLVKDVIDEEETQFLRTLNRGRKILERHIAKLPSDSKVVSGDVAWRLYDTYGFPLDLTGLMCEEMSLKVDCKGYEDCKKRAQLLSHSAGGAVDDLIMLDVHSIAELKDKSVPVTDDSPKYRYTSDDSGKYEFETCDSVVLALRRNKQFVESVKGGEECGVLLDSTCFYAEQGGQSYDEGFITKEDTEGTEFCVKNVQVRGGYVLHVGAIEGSLHVGDKVTCQVDQVRRRPIMSNHTGTHVLNFALRKVLGEADQKGSLVAPDRLRFDFSSKGAMTSDQVHSAEDICNDMVQQAHTVYPQNTPLVEAKAIQGLRAVFDETYPDPVRVLSLGVKVGDLLADPTGPAGATTSVEFCGGTHVQNSSHIGTVVIVSEEAIAKGTRRIIAFTGHMAEKAGHKAKLLTQQVDLLTTDVNSQLTSKSYSQKQITQQIQALTEEVGSAQISQWIRDNLRNSLQSLKKKMDDIERSRKAAIVTKVGEEAKELVRSRPDAPYLVHRFEAGSNAKALDNAMKQFKALSPSTPAMVFSVDEEEGKILCMSCVPKEAINKGLKAKEWVEQVSPLLNGKGGGKDASAQATGSNISGCDEAMKLSIEYIKLKLS comes from the exons ATGTCAGATATAAAATGGTCAAGTGATGAAGTTAGGAAGACTTTCATAGATTACTTTGTGAAACAGCAGGATCATCTTTATGTTCACTCTTCATCAGTTATACCACATGAAGATCCAACTCTACTCTTTGCCAATGCAGGCATGAACCAG TTTAAGCCAGCGTTTCTTGGCATTGCTGACCCCAACACAGACATGGGCAAATACAGAAAAGTAGTCAACTCTCAAAAGTGCATTCGAGCTGGTGGCAAACACAATGACCTGGATGATGTAGGGAAAGATGTTTACCATCACACTTTCTTTGAGATGATGGGGAGTTGGTCATTTGGGGACTACTTCAAG AAAGAGGCGATATCGATGTCCTGGCAGTTGTTGACAGAGGTTTATGGTGTCGACAGTGAGAGGCTTTATGTTACCTACTTTGGTGGAGATTCTGCTCAAGGTCTTGAGCCAGATCTGGAGGCCAAGACAATCTGGTTGGACTTAGG AGTGCCTGAAGAGCGAGTGATTCCAGGCAATGTGAAAGACAACTTTTGGGAAATGGGAGAGGTCGGTCCTTGCGGCCCCTGCAGTGAGATACACTATGATAGGATTGGAGGGAGAGATGCAGCCCATTTGGTTAACATGGATGTACCTGATGTACTTGAGATCTGGAATTTGGTCTTCACCCAGTTCAACAG GGAACCAGATGGTAGCCTTAAGATTCTACCCCAGAAAAACATTGACACAGGAATGGGGCTTGAACGTATCGCCTCCATCATGCAAAACAAGATGTCGAACTATGACACAGATGCATTTACGCCCATATTTGATTACATCCATAAG GCGACTGGTACTCGTCCCTACACAGGACACGTAGGTGAAGAAGATACAGATGGAGTTGATATGGCCTACAGAGTGCTGGCAGACCACATAAGGACACTAACAGTAGCAATCAGTGATGGTGGTCGTCCTGATAACCAGGGTCGAGG ATATGTTCTGAGACGTATACTGCGAAGGGGAGTTCGGTTTGCAAGTGAAAAACTCAATGCCAAGCCTGGAGTATTCTCTTCTCTAGTAGATGTAGTCGTCTCTCTGTTG GGCGATGCCTTTCCTGAAGTGCGGAAAGACCCTCAACTGGTCAAGGATGTGATAGATGAAGAGGAGACACAATTCCTCCGCACCCTTAATCGGGGCAGAAAAATCTTGGAGCGTCATATTGCTAAACTGCCATCTGATAGCAAGGTTGTTTCTG GTGATGTGGCCTGGAGACTTTATGACACCTATGGATTTCCCCTTGACCTAACTGGTCTCATGTGTGAGGAGATGTCACTAAAGGTTGACTGTAAAGGATATGAGGACTGTAAGAAGCGCGCACAG CTGCTCTCTCATAGTGCAGGTGGTGCTGTTGATGATCTCATCATGCTAGATGTTCACTCAATAGCAGAGCTGAAGGACAAGTCAGTACCAGTGACAGATGACTCCCCTAAGTATAGATACACGTCTGACGACAGCGGAAAGTATG AGTTTGAGACATGCGATTCCGTTGTACTCGCTCTGAGACGGAACAAGCAGTTTGTGGAGAGTGTGAAGGGTGGAGAGGAATGTGGAGTTCTGCTGGACAGTACGTGCTTCTACGCAGAGCAGGGTGGGCAGTCGTACGATGAAGGCTTTATCACCAAAG AAGACACGGAAGGCACAGAGTTTTGTGTTAAGAATGTGCAGGTGCGAGGAGGCTATGTGCTGCACGTTGGTGCCATCGAGGGCTCCCTCCATGTAGGAGACAAGGTGACCTGTCAAGTTGACCAG GTGAGAAGACGACCAATAATGAGCAACCACACGGGCACACACGTACTCAACTTTGCCCTAAGAAAGGTTCTTG GAGAGGCAGATCAGAAAGGCTCTTTGGTTGCCCCTGACAGACTCAGATTTGATTTCTCCAGCAAGGGAGCCATGACCTCTGACCAGGTGCATAGCGCTGAGGACATCTGCAATGATATGGTGCAACAGGCACACACAGTCTACCCTCAGAACACGCCATTAGTGGAAGCTAAGGCTATTCAAGGTCTAAGGGCTGTATTTGATGAG ACATACCCTGACCCTGTAAGGGTTCTATCGCTAGGAGTCAAGGTCGGTGACCTGCTAGCTGACCCTACTGGGCCAGCTGGTGCTACAACATCAGTCGAGTTTTGTGGCGGAACTCATGTGCAGAACAGCAGCCATATTGGAACTGTCGTGATCGTTTCCGAGGAAGCAATAGCCAAAGGCACACGTCGCATAATTGCCTTTACAGGTCACATGGCAGAGAAG GCAGGGCATAAAGCTAAACTTCTCACACAACAAGTTGACTTGTTGACCACGGATGTCAATTCCCAACTCACTAGCAAATCTTACTCTCAGAAACAAATTACGCAGCAA ATTCAAGCGCTAACAGAGGAAGTTGGCTCAGCGCAGATCTCACAGTGGATTAGAGACAATTTACGTAACTCTCTGCAATCTCTCAAGAAGAAAATGGATGACATAGAAAGGAGCCGAAAGGCAGCCATCGTTACTAAG GTTGGCGAGGAGGCTAAGGAGCTGGTAAGGTCACGACCTGATGCCCCCTATCTCGTGCATAGATTTGAAGCAGGTTCTAATGCTAAGGCTCTTGATAATGCAATGAAACAATTCAAGGCCCTTTCCCCTTCTACTCCTGCGATGGTATTTTCTGTTGATGAGGAGGAGGGAAAGATCTTGTGTATGAGCTGTGTGCCCAAG GAAGCAATTAACAAGGGTCTTAAGGCGAAGGAATGGGTGGAACAGGTATCCCCCCTTCTTAATGGTAAAGGAGGTGGAAAGGATGCATCAGCACAGGCAACTGGGAGCAATATATCTGGATGTGATGAAGCTATGAAGTTATCTATAGAGTATATTAAGCTCAAACTCTCGTAG